From one Leishmania panamensis strain MHOM/PA/94/PSC-1 chromosome 11 sequence genomic stretch:
- a CDS encoding hypothetical protein (TriTrypDB/GeneDB-style sysID: LpmP.11.1300), whose amino-acid sequence MLRSEDGRVDVAVRRCRAWSAPAASLSHICRSRDGSFARGATRAITGDHAHPTLPSTIYRLFPTKTIFAVLDIPFTPMLTATCNGVRQAPDLPRAEAESLETLKTELLAAKNQIKLLNSANARSFHSYAALEAENAELRDASRRLREANEELKARLAQRNVEVDEHLHVICDLEKKLEELSCFRTPEHLAACKHLNGDSK is encoded by the coding sequence ATGCTTAGGTCGGAGGATGGGAGGGTAGATGTTGCTGTGCGGCGTTGTCGTGCGTGGAGTGCGCCTGCGGCATCGCTTAGCCACATCTGCAGAAGCCGCGATGGCTCCTTCGCGCGGGGGGCCACGAGAGCTATTACTGGGGACCACGCACACCCCACGCTGCCCTCTACCATTTATCGGCTTTTCCCCACCAAGACGATCTTCGCTGTGTTGGACATTCCGTTTACCCCAATGCTGACGGCCACCTGCAATGGGGTACGACAGGCACCAGACTTGCCACGGGCGGAGGCTGAGAGCCTCGAGACGCTTAAGACCGAACTCCTAGCCGCCAAAAATCAAATCAAACTGCTGAACTCGGCAAACGCACGATCTTTCCATAGCTACGCAGCACTCGAGGCTGAGAACGCAGAGCTGAGGGACGCCAGCCGACGCCTGCGGGAGGCTAATGAGGAGCTGAAAGcccgcctcgcgcagcgcaacGTCGAGGTGGATGAGCATCTGCACGTCATCTGCGACTTGGAAAAGAAGCTCGAAGAGCTTAGCTGTTTCAGAACGCCAGAACACTTGGCGGCGTGCAAGCATCTTAATGGCGATTCGAAGTAA
- a CDS encoding ribosomal protein L4-like protein (TriTrypDB/GeneDB-style sysID: LpmP.11.1310), whose amino-acid sequence MYDSRSSGVHDVAPRDEVDFMYEGPQQVLSGAHPLPLFHPENSVTRPPVSPYLPAPQRPHPYFTHELPELPHFKTTRPIVYTVGTIKQRIVAPVFDLANKVSHTRELDPFIFGLYPETEEMAKNLSYWLVRCQNFSSKWDYENREIWRKAKKNWPNTGMGMARVGDRKNHAHPWGAHSKPVKPWNMLMPTMDVKTWSKSNRMLVTLKMLQGKLQIVERLTLPEPTQEAYLELCRTMGWDVRHKGGGALFMDGGSRLTPSSEYDRAFFFGSFFNGRNKLVRPTLLCDEPYDYNRTSSKVRTKGPKGQKNPIPINRFNAYDALTHDTLIITEGALMQLEDEMYTHKLSMLPPHIRAQLPERGFLDSEVLGDVPPALQTIQMEAAARTEEAEQVMYAPYYDNPYHPWKDEGGASYAIDAVEGTVQRYVKSRKTSWVMLS is encoded by the coding sequence ATGTACGACAGTCGCTCGTCAGGTGTGCACGATGTGGCACCACGAGATGAAGTTGACTTCATGTATGAGGGGCCACAGCAAGTGCTCTCAGGTGCGCACCCGCTGCCACTTTTTCACCCTGAGAACTCTGTCACACGACCACCCGTATCCCCGTACCTGCCAGCTCCTCAGCGCCCGCATCCATACTTCACACACGAGCTGCCGGAACTACCGCATTTCaagacgacgaggccgaTTGTTTACACGGTGGGCACAATTAAGCAACGCATCGTGGCGCCCGTCTTTGATCTGGCGAACAAGGTTTCGCACACTCGCGAGTTGGACCCTTTCATATTCGGCTTATACCCAGAAACCGAGGAGATGGCAAAAAACCTGAGCTACTGGCTCGTGCGTTGTCAGAACTTTTCCAGCAAGTGGGACTACGAGAACCGAGAGATATGGCGAAAAGCCAAAAAGAACTGGCCAAACACTGGTATGGGCATGGCCCGTGTTGGCGACCGCAAAAACCACGCCCACCCATGGGGGGCACACTCAAAGCCGGTAAAGCCGTGGAACATGCTTATGCCAACGATGGACGTGAAGACGTGGAGTAAGAGCAACCGCATGCTCGTCACACTCAAGATGCTGCAGGGAAAGCTGCAAATTGTGGAGCGTCTGACGCTGCCGGAGCCCACGCAAGAGGCGTACTTAGAGCTGTGCCGCACCATGGGCTGGGATGTGCGCCACAAGGGCGGAGGCGCACTCTTTATGGACGGTGGCTCGCGGCTGACGCCGAGCAGCGAGTACGACCGCGCATTCTTCTTTGGTAGCTTCTTCAATGGCCGCAACAAGCTGGTCCGACCGACGCTCTTGTGTGATGAACCCTATGACTACAACCGCACCTCTTCCAAGGTGCGCACCAAAGGCCCAAAGGGCCAGAAGAACCCCATCCCAATCAACCGATTTAACGCCTACGACGCTCTCACTCACGACACGCTCATTATTACCGAGGGCGCCTTAATGCAACTGGAGGATGAGATGTATACGCACAAGCTTTCGATGCTGCCCCCGCACATTCGTGCGCAGTTGCCAGAGCGTGGATTTCTCGACAGCGAGGTGTTGGGTGACGTCCCACCGGCGCTGCAAACTATCCAGatggaggcagcagcacgcacagaggaggcggagcaggtAATGTATGCTCCGTACTACGACAACCCCTATCACCCATGGAAGGACGAGGGTGGGGCGTCGTACGCGATAGATGCTGTTGAGGGGACGGTGCAGCGCTATGTCAAGTCTCGCAAGACGTCTTGGGTAATGCTCTCGTAG